One genomic window of Desulfobacterales bacterium includes the following:
- a CDS encoding TIGR03960 family B12-binding radical SAM protein, translated as MVELDTLLPLVRKPSRYLGNEFNVVKKEWDQAGLRLALVFPDLYEIGMSHHGLQILYRIINSRADLLAERVYAPDTDMEELLRRRRVPLFSLESRRPLARFDLIGITLPYELCYTNILTILDLARIPFRAQDRDGSHPLILGGGSGSLNPEPVAEFFDAILLGDGEEAIIEIADIMLAAKKQGSPRPEVLQRLAGVAGVYIPAFFKPVHDRTGKLLEIRPLRPGYERVRRRVLADLGLSAGPNRPLVPQARIVHDRLGVELARGCTRGCRFCQAGIIYRPVRERPVAMVEEMARAGIEASGFDELALLSLSSGDYACLPQLLGRLMDFFAREYVSVSMPSMRVGTLTEEIMAQIKRVRKTGFTVAPEAGTDRLRRVLNKGITEQDLLDTCRAAFDQGWQLIKFYFMFGLPTETEEDVAAIAELARRALKTAGRPARINISVATFVPKPHTPFQWEPQLTVEQGFARIDLLKKLLPRKGFRLKWHDPRQSFLEGVFSRGDRRLSRVIEAAWQRGTRLDGWSEYFRLDTWLDAGRACGIELEQYLRRRHLNEVLPWQHLDPGVDPEFLVDELARAHGEEYTPDCRFHGCQQCGVCDFKTVRPVVFTRTEAETETPARSIALSRPRRSGPAGDAAHLYYRFTYSRLGDARFLAHLELLREFFQAFRRAGLGINFSQGFNPSPRVSFSPALPLGSESMVEYLDADLTGPVRETATLMARLNHQLPAGITITAIVPSPAGNKRTPPEISVGYRVDLPAGTLTPARQEQLAEFLARESFRLARIRKGRRQQVDVRPLVEEFTRTGRDTLELVLRSVQGRPGVKPLELLGAVLGLAESERAAARVIKLWWGEPDPQKGQAITRGI; from the coding sequence ATGGTTGAGTTGGATACACTGTTGCCGTTGGTGCGGAAACCGAGCCGGTATCTCGGCAATGAGTTCAATGTGGTCAAAAAGGAGTGGGACCAGGCCGGGCTGCGCCTGGCCCTGGTCTTTCCCGACCTCTATGAGATCGGGATGTCCCATCACGGCCTGCAGATTCTCTATCGGATTATCAACTCCCGGGCCGATTTGCTTGCCGAGCGGGTTTACGCCCCGGATACTGACATGGAAGAGTTGCTGCGCCGGCGCCGGGTCCCGCTTTTTTCCCTGGAGAGCCGGCGGCCCCTGGCCCGGTTCGACCTGATCGGCATCACCCTGCCCTATGAACTCTGCTATACCAATATTCTCACCATCCTTGACCTGGCCCGGATTCCGTTCCGCGCCCAGGACCGGGATGGCTCCCATCCGCTGATCCTGGGCGGCGGCTCGGGCAGTCTTAATCCGGAGCCGGTGGCGGAATTCTTTGATGCCATTCTGCTGGGCGACGGCGAAGAGGCCATTATCGAGATCGCGGATATTATGCTGGCGGCAAAAAAGCAGGGCAGCCCCCGGCCGGAGGTACTGCAACGTCTGGCCGGGGTGGCCGGGGTCTACATCCCTGCATTTTTTAAACCTGTCCACGACCGGACCGGCAAGCTGCTGGAGATCAGGCCGCTGCGGCCGGGCTATGAGCGGGTCCGGCGGCGGGTGCTGGCTGATCTTGGCCTGTCGGCCGGGCCCAACCGGCCCCTGGTTCCCCAGGCCAGGATCGTCCACGACCGGTTGGGGGTGGAACTGGCCCGCGGCTGCACCCGGGGCTGTAGATTCTGCCAGGCCGGAATCATCTACCGGCCGGTGCGGGAGCGGCCGGTGGCAATGGTCGAGGAGATGGCCCGGGCCGGGATAGAGGCCTCCGGGTTTGATGAGCTTGCGCTTCTCTCCCTGAGCAGCGGGGATTATGCCTGTCTGCCGCAGCTGCTCGGCCGATTGATGGATTTTTTTGCCAGAGAGTATGTCTCCGTGTCCATGCCCTCGATGCGGGTCGGGACCCTGACCGAGGAGATCATGGCCCAGATCAAGCGGGTGCGCAAGACCGGATTCACCGTGGCCCCGGAGGCGGGCACCGACCGCCTCCGCCGGGTGCTCAACAAGGGGATCACCGAGCAGGACCTGCTTGATACCTGTCGCGCAGCCTTTGACCAGGGCTGGCAATTGATAAAATTCTACTTCATGTTCGGGTTGCCCACCGAGACCGAGGAGGATGTTGCCGCCATTGCCGAACTGGCCCGACGGGCACTGAAGACAGCCGGCCGGCCGGCCCGGATCAACATCAGTGTCGCCACCTTTGTGCCCAAGCCGCACACACCCTTTCAGTGGGAGCCCCAACTGACAGTGGAGCAGGGTTTCGCCCGGATCGATCTCCTGAAAAAGCTCCTGCCGCGCAAGGGGTTCCGGCTGAAATGGCACGATCCCAGGCAGAGTTTTCTGGAAGGGGTCTTTTCCCGGGGCGACCGGCGGTTGTCCCGGGTGATCGAGGCGGCCTGGCAACGCGGCACCCGGCTCGACGGCTGGTCGGAATATTTCAGACTGGATACCTGGCTCGATGCGGGCAGGGCCTGCGGGATTGAGCTTGAACAGTATCTGCGCCGCCGGCACCTCAACGAAGTCCTGCCCTGGCAGCACCTGGACCCTGGGGTTGACCCGGAGTTTCTCGTGGACGAGTTGGCCAGGGCCCATGGGGAGGAGTATACCCCTGACTGCCGGTTCCATGGCTGTCAGCAATGCGGGGTCTGTGATTTCAAGACGGTTCGGCCGGTGGTCTTTACCAGGACCGAGGCAGAGACGGAGACCCCGGCCCGGTCCATTGCCCTGTCCCGACCCCGGCGGTCCGGTCCGGCCGGGGATGCGGCCCATTTATATTACCGGTTCACCTATTCCCGGCTTGGTGACGCCCGTTTCCTCGCTCATCTGGAACTGCTCCGGGAATTCTTTCAGGCCTTCCGCCGGGCCGGGCTGGGGATTAACTTTTCCCAGGGGTTCAATCCCTCGCCCAGGGTCTCTTTCAGCCCGGCCCTGCCGTTGGGCAGCGAGAGCATGGTCGAATACCTGGATGCGGACCTGACCGGGCCGGTGCGAGAGACCGCGACCTTAATGGCCCGGCTGAATCATCAGTTGCCGGCCGGGATTACGATCACGGCGATCGTCCCGTCTCCGGCCGGGAATAAACGTACGCCTCCGGAGATATCGGTCGGCTATCGGGTGGACCTGCCCGCCGGGACACTGACCCCGGCGCGGCAGGAGCAACTTGCGGAGTTTCTTGCCCGGGAGAGTTTCCGGTTGGCGCGGATTCGCAAGGGCCGGCGGCAACAGGTGGATGTCCGGCCCCTGGTCGAGGAGTTTACCCGGACCGGTCGCGATACCCTGGAACTGGTGCTGCGCAGCGTCCAGGGCCGTCCCGGAGTGAAGCCGCTGGAGTTGCTTGGCGCAGTGCTCGGACTTGCCGAAAGCGAAAGGGCTGCCGCCCGGGTGATCAAATTATGGTGGGGTGAGCCAGACCCTCAAAAGGGGCAGGCGATTACCCGCGGCATTTGA
- a CDS encoding AMIN domain-containing protein, which translates to MPRFFLFILVQLLLIAAPLPGGRATAADLVLKEIRFTRPNRQTEQVDFSLTTFTRPKIFGIEGEIPRVVCDFSRARLGKDVKQHMAVNGKIIKEIRIGIHLEPDPKIRVVLDLIPGPDYDIQQTYLIDRSCYSVTIRRNNHGITLPGGFGTDHPVVLDPPSP; encoded by the coding sequence ATGCCCCGATTCTTCCTCTTCATCCTTGTCCAGCTCCTGCTGATCGCCGCTCCCCTCCCCGGCGGCCGGGCAACCGCCGCCGACCTGGTCCTCAAGGAGATCCGTTTCACCAGGCCGAACCGGCAGACCGAGCAGGTTGACTTCAGCCTGACCACCTTCACCAGGCCGAAGATCTTTGGCATCGAGGGGGAGATCCCCCGGGTGGTGTGCGATTTTTCCAGGGCCAGACTGGGAAAGGACGTCAAGCAACATATGGCGGTCAACGGCAAGATAATCAAGGAAATCAGGATCGGCATCCACCTTGAGCCGGATCCCAAGATCAGGGTCGTGCTCGACCTGATTCCCGGCCCGGACTATGATATCCAACAGACCTATTTGATCGACCGCTCGTGCTACAGCGTGACCATCCGCCGGAACAACCACGGAATCACCCTGCCCGGCGGGTTCGGAACGGATCACCCGGTGGTCCTGGACCCCCCCTCGCCGTAA
- a CDS encoding response regulator gives MTKGVRGTVLAVDDDQAVLEYLADTLLPHGYRLLLAASGEEALRLAEKCCHKIDLLLTDVVMPGLSGNKLAEHFQDTYPDTKILFMSAYMCPSMGHQGVPGSEKAFLLKPFVPDTLLRKMKKLLA, from the coding sequence ATGACAAAGGGTGTGCGCGGGACAGTGCTGGCTGTTGACGATGACCAGGCGGTGCTTGAATATCTGGCCGACACCCTGCTCCCCCATGGCTATCGATTGCTGCTGGCCGCCAGTGGCGAAGAGGCCTTGCGGCTTGCGGAAAAGTGCTGTCATAAAATCGACCTCCTGCTGACCGATGTGGTGATGCCGGGACTGAGCGGCAATAAACTGGCCGAACATTTTCAGGACACCTACCCTGATACCAAGATCCTGTTCATGTCCGCCTATATGTGTCCGTCCATGGGGCACCAGGGCGTTCCCGGCAGTGAGAAGGCATTTCTCCTCAAACCATTTGTCCCTGACACCCTGCTCCGCAAGATGAAGAAACTGCTGGCATGA